In Selenomonas dianae, a genomic segment contains:
- a CDS encoding single-stranded DNA-binding protein produces MNHFVGIGRLTRDPNVKYTQSGGKAYASFTLAIDRRRSADGNHQADFISCVAWEKLAEVISQYVSKGQKIAVEGRIQTRSYEKDGTKRYVTEVVVGSMEFCDSKRDAAGGSAGRADEYPGAVVPDEDIPF; encoded by the coding sequence ATGAACCACTTTGTAGGAATCGGGCGGCTGACGCGAGACCCGAATGTAAAGTATACGCAGAGCGGGGGGAAGGCTTACGCCTCGTTTACGCTGGCGATTGATAGGCGTAGAAGCGCGGACGGGAATCATCAGGCGGATTTTATCTCGTGCGTGGCATGGGAAAAGCTCGCCGAGGTGATCAGTCAGTATGTTTCAAAGGGACAGAAGATCGCCGTGGAGGGACGCATCCAGACGCGCAGCTACGAGAAGGACGGAACGAAACGCTATGTGACAGAGGTTGTTGTTGGCAGCATGGAGTTCTGTGACAGCAAAAGGGACGCGGCGGGCGGCAGTGCGGGACGTGCGGATGAGTACCCCGGGGCGGTTGTGCCGGATGAGGATATTCCGTTTTGA
- a CDS encoding DNA N-6-adenine-methyltransferase, with the protein MIHAGMMSSNTDLWETPQDFFDELNMEFGFDLDVCALPENAKCERYYTPKDDGLSMRWEGVCFMNPPYGRQIGRWVEKAYHAGRTGRATVVCLLPARTDTRWFQDYCLKSNDLRFIRGRLKFGGAKNSAPFPSAVVVFSRKTIQEESK; encoded by the coding sequence ATGATACATGCGGGAATGATGTCGAGCAACACAGATCTTTGGGAAACCCCGCAGGATTTTTTCGATGAGCTGAATATGGAATTTGGGTTCGATCTGGATGTTTGTGCATTGCCTGAGAACGCCAAATGCGAGCGGTACTATACGCCGAAAGACGACGGCCTTTCTATGAGGTGGGAGGGTGTCTGCTTCATGAATCCGCCGTATGGACGACAGATCGGACGATGGGTGGAGAAAGCCTATCATGCGGGGCGTACAGGAAGGGCGACGGTTGTATGCCTCCTGCCGGCACGAACGGACACACGATGGTTTCAGGACTATTGTCTGAAATCAAATGACCTTCGATTTATCCGAGGGCGCTTGAAATTTGGCGGCGCAAAAAACAGTGCGCCGTTTCCGAGTGCTGTTGTGGTGTTCTCACGGAAGACAATTCAGGAGGAATCCAAATGA
- a CDS encoding phage antirepressor KilAC domain-containing protein: MTNAIAPIFDNENGEVKISGRQLHMFLEVQTRYNDWFARMCEYGFTEGVDFYSNLSKTNEAMGRPSIDHLMTLSMAKELAMLQRTERGKEARLYFIRVEEEWNSPEKVMARALLFSKKMLDGVQAQLAEATEQIARDRPKVLFADSVSASHTTILIGELAKIIKQNGVDMGQNRLFQWMRKNGYLVSRQGTDYNMPTQRAMNMGLFVIKETTVNHSDGHTSISKTPKATGKGQIYFVGKFAMEATT; the protein is encoded by the coding sequence ATGACAAACGCAATCGCCCCGATTTTCGATAACGAGAACGGGGAAGTGAAGATCAGCGGGCGGCAGCTTCACATGTTCTTGGAGGTGCAGACGCGGTATAACGATTGGTTCGCACGTATGTGTGAATACGGATTTACAGAGGGCGTGGACTTTTACTCAAATTTGAGTAAAACCAATGAGGCGATGGGACGACCTTCCATCGACCATCTCATGACGCTCTCCATGGCAAAGGAGCTGGCGATGCTTCAGCGCACCGAAAGGGGCAAGGAAGCGCGTCTGTACTTTATCCGCGTGGAGGAGGAATGGAACAGTCCCGAAAAGGTCATGGCGCGTGCACTCCTCTTCTCGAAGAAGATGCTTGACGGCGTACAGGCGCAGCTTGCAGAGGCGACGGAGCAGATTGCGCGTGACCGCCCGAAGGTCCTCTTTGCGGATTCAGTGAGCGCAAGCCATACGACAATCCTCATCGGGGAACTTGCCAAAATTATCAAGCAGAACGGCGTTGATATGGGGCAGAATCGGCTTTTTCAGTGGATGCGCAAGAACGGGTATCTGGTGAGCCGTCAAGGGACGGACTACAACATGCCGACGCAGAGAGCTATGAACATGGGACTGTTTGTCATCAAGGAAACGACGGTCAATCATTCGGACGGGCACACCTCCATCAGCAAGACACCGAAGGCGACGGGCAAAGGGCAGATCTATTTCGTGGGCAAGTTCGCAATGGAGGCAACGACATGA
- a CDS encoding DUF1064 domain-containing protein, with translation MDEYTPCKKPDPTAREAVGNVMRLLHTQRKKPNKYHARKTTVCGRTFDSRREAEVYLELLAQKRAGEIVSIGFQPTYTLLAGFVDNTGKKQRPITYTADFFVTYADGHSEVIEVKGMRTRDYLLRKKLFLHMMRKKDIFFREVR, from the coding sequence ATGGACGAATACACACCGTGCAAGAAGCCCGATCCGACAGCACGGGAGGCGGTCGGGAATGTGATGCGTCTCCTGCATACGCAGCGGAAAAAGCCGAACAAGTACCATGCGCGGAAAACAACGGTGTGCGGGCGCACCTTTGACAGCAGGCGGGAGGCGGAGGTGTATCTGGAACTGCTCGCACAGAAACGGGCGGGGGAGATCGTGAGCATCGGCTTCCAACCGACCTACACGCTCCTTGCGGGGTTCGTGGACAACACGGGAAAGAAGCAGCGTCCCATCACCTACACGGCGGACTTTTTCGTCACCTACGCCGACGGACACAGCGAGGTGATCGAGGTGAAGGGGATGCGGACGCGGGACTATCTGCTGCGGAAAAAGTTGTTCCTGCACATGATGCGCAAGAAGGATATTTTCTTTCGGGAGGTGCGGTGA
- a CDS encoding phosphoadenosine phosphosulfate reductase family protein, with protein MLKEQTIFGEVDKVNVAMNRLRLHEPPEGYYVAFSGGKDSCVVLDLCKRAGVKYDAHYNVTTVDPPELVQFVRKKYPEAWEGRNKPKKTMWDLIVEKRLPPTRLMRYCCQVLKEGGGAKRFVVTGVRHAESAKRAKRQMTETCTRHKTRRYLHPIIDWSDADVWEYIHTYNVPYCKLYDEGKKRLGCIMCPYQGTAGMRRDAARWPQYAKAYEAAFQRMIDKRRADGYPTQWETGAEVMRWWMGEDNRIQENDDQITLFGLRMDESSV; from the coding sequence GTGCTGAAAGAACAGACCATTTTCGGTGAAGTGGACAAAGTAAACGTTGCCATGAACCGCCTACGCCTCCATGAGCCGCCCGAAGGGTACTATGTCGCATTCTCGGGCGGAAAGGACAGCTGTGTAGTTCTCGACCTGTGCAAGCGGGCGGGTGTCAAATACGACGCGCACTATAACGTCACGACGGTTGACCCGCCCGAACTGGTGCAGTTCGTTCGTAAAAAATACCCCGAGGCGTGGGAAGGGCGTAACAAGCCCAAAAAGACAATGTGGGACTTGATCGTCGAAAAGCGTTTGCCTCCAACCAGACTTATGCGTTACTGCTGCCAAGTTCTCAAAGAAGGCGGTGGAGCAAAGCGATTTGTGGTCACCGGAGTGCGTCATGCAGAATCCGCCAAACGAGCCAAGCGGCAGATGACAGAGACATGCACCAGACACAAAACGAGACGATACCTCCATCCGATCATCGACTGGTCGGATGCGGACGTGTGGGAGTATATACATACCTACAATGTGCCATACTGTAAGCTCTATGACGAGGGAAAGAAACGTCTCGGGTGTATCATGTGTCCCTATCAGGGGACGGCGGGGATGAGGAGAGATGCCGCCCGCTGGCCGCAGTATGCAAAGGCATACGAAGCGGCATTTCAGCGGATGATCGACAAGCGGCGGGCGGATGGATATCCGACGCAGTGGGAGACAGGCGCAGAGGTCATGCGTTGGTGGATGGGCGAGGATAACCGTATCCAAGAGAATGACGATCAGATTACGCTCTTTGGTCTGCGGATGGACGAGAGCAGCGTTTGA
- a CDS encoding ATP-binding protein, whose product MDIERAQERCKGCTGEVCKQPSQGMIPVVEVHDGRFCHALRRCRHERNRLARLRISRLFASARIPRAYEGDTFADYTVTATNKDAVDAAHMMVADEIKGLFLHGEKGTGKTKLAAIIANERARAGSPVLFASVPDLMADIRRSFKDGTTSEAVQAVKNAPFLVLDDLGAEKMTEWVGEQLFCIVNHRYNECLQTVVTSNYSPTQVIAHMATVDRDGNVIDDMQGQRIMSRIYEMCERVEIRGKDYRMKGAC is encoded by the coding sequence GTGGACATTGAGCGTGCGCAGGAACGGTGCAAGGGATGCACGGGAGAGGTCTGTAAGCAGCCCTCTCAGGGCATGATTCCCGTCGTCGAAGTCCATGACGGGCGTTTCTGCCACGCTCTCAGGCGGTGCCGCCACGAGCGAAACCGTCTGGCACGTCTGCGCATCTCACGGCTCTTTGCCTCTGCCCGTATTCCTAGGGCGTACGAGGGGGACACGTTCGCAGATTATACTGTTACGGCGACAAACAAGGACGCGGTCGATGCAGCACACATGATGGTCGCGGACGAGATCAAGGGGCTGTTTCTCCACGGCGAGAAAGGCACGGGCAAGACCAAGCTCGCGGCCATCATCGCCAACGAGCGGGCAAGGGCGGGAAGCCCTGTGCTCTTTGCCTCCGTTCCTGACCTCATGGCAGACATCCGCAGATCGTTCAAGGACGGGACGACCTCGGAGGCGGTACAGGCGGTGAAGAATGCACCGTTTCTCGTGCTGGACGATCTCGGTGCGGAGAAAATGACGGAGTGGGTGGGCGAACAGCTCTTTTGCATCGTGAACCACAGGTACAACGAGTGCTTACAGACCGTTGTGACAAGTAACTACAGCCCGACGCAGGTCATCGCACATATGGCAACAGTGGATAGAGACGGCAACGTGATTGACGATATGCAGGGACAGCGGATCATGTCGCGCATCTACGAGATGTGCGAGAGGGTAGAGATACGGGGCAAAGATTATCGCATGAAAGGAGCGTGCTGA
- a CDS encoding putative HNHc nuclease, producing the protein MILVGYVVKEAEGGAMVYVPYPAGQRKPEGCHESVGVEFVDKRRISAKQRRKAYVLISYIAAWWGYTPVEAMKEMLKLMFVGEAETLRRTFSLSDCDMTIARLFITYLIDFCLLHGVDVGEPLYALAEDIPRYVWACLMNRRCAVCGRKADLHHVDVVGMGRDRKEICHIGMRALPLCREHHTEIHSIGQEAFLRRYFLEPVKIDERIADVYRLKAR; encoded by the coding sequence ATGATACTCGTCGGATACGTCGTCAAGGAAGCGGAGGGGGGCGCAATGGTCTACGTCCCCTATCCTGCGGGACAGAGGAAGCCCGAGGGCTGTCACGAAAGCGTCGGTGTGGAGTTCGTGGACAAACGCCGCATCAGCGCAAAGCAGCGGCGCAAGGCCTACGTCCTCATCTCCTACATCGCCGCATGGTGGGGGTATACGCCCGTTGAGGCGATGAAGGAAATGCTCAAGCTCATGTTTGTGGGAGAGGCGGAAACACTGCGGCGCACATTCTCACTCTCGGACTGCGACATGACGATCGCGAGGCTTTTCATCACGTATCTCATTGACTTTTGTCTGCTTCACGGCGTGGACGTGGGAGAACCGCTCTACGCGCTCGCCGAGGACATCCCTCGCTATGTGTGGGCGTGCCTCATGAACAGGCGGTGTGCGGTCTGCGGCAGAAAGGCAGACCTGCATCATGTCGATGTTGTGGGGATGGGGCGTGACCGCAAGGAGATATGTCACATCGGGATGCGTGCGCTTCCCCTTTGCAGGGAGCACCATACGGAGATACACAGCATCGGGCAGGAGGCTTTTCTGCGGCGGTATTTCCTTGAGCCTGTGAAGATCGATGAGCGGATCGCGGATGTGTATCGCCTGAAAGCGAGGTGA
- a CDS encoding MBL fold metallo-hydrolase, translating to MDIRVIASGSSGNSYLIGDGRTRLLLDAGIPFRRIQIGCSFRTSSIDGCLVTHRHGDHAAAIPKLLRRGIAVYSNADVAGVYEGVQELTARKEHTIGTMRILPFMAEHDVPCYGYQVTSEETGEKLVYITDSAYVRYTFTGLTHIMIEANYDEDIMIGNVRDEKVPLSLAERVAQTHMSIGTLLDLLRANDMTKVRQIYLLHLSDMSSDAERFKKLVQQETGAEVYIA from the coding sequence ATGGACATCCGGGTAATCGCGTCGGGGAGCAGCGGAAACTCCTATCTCATCGGGGATGGGCGGACACGCCTCCTCCTTGACGCAGGAATTCCATTTCGGCGCATCCAGATCGGGTGCAGCTTTCGGACAAGCAGCATTGACGGATGTCTGGTGACGCACCGTCACGGCGACCATGCGGCGGCCATCCCGAAACTCCTCCGGCGGGGCATTGCGGTCTACAGCAACGCCGATGTCGCAGGAGTGTATGAGGGCGTGCAGGAACTTACCGCCCGCAAGGAACATACCATCGGGACAATGCGCATTCTGCCCTTTATGGCAGAGCATGACGTGCCATGCTACGGGTATCAGGTGACATCAGAGGAGACGGGGGAAAAGCTCGTCTACATCACCGACAGCGCGTATGTGAGATACACGTTTACGGGTCTTACGCACATCATGATCGAGGCGAACTACGATGAGGACATCATGATCGGGAACGTGAGAGATGAGAAAGTCCCCCTCTCGCTTGCCGAGCGCGTTGCACAGACGCACATGAGCATCGGCACCCTGCTTGACCTCCTGCGGGCAAACGACATGACGAAGGTGCGGCAGATTTACCTGTTGCATCTCTCGGACATGAGCAGCGATGCGGAGAGGTTCAAGAAGCTGGTGCAGCAGGAAACGGGTGCAGAGGTCTATATCGCATGA
- a CDS encoding recombinase RecT, whose translation MAMATENEMQMVTTAPMGVTAGFQSSEGFALLQRMANMFVSSTLVPKQFQGKDNFGNCVIALNMAQRLGADPLMVMQNLYVVYGTPSWSSKFMIAMFNQCGRYESIRYEETGKKGTDTQGVIAWAKEKSTGEILKGPEVTIGIAKKERWFDKDGSKWKTMPDQMLRYRAASWLIRTTAPELSMGLQTDDEVKDTIDVTPQTIMKEPFAEEIRRNANTEALIPQIEQPQNVTPPVQTVEAAADVREETRAITSAPHRKASSPPPVETEPVAPAAAAASAPPSAGLYAGMSF comes from the coding sequence ATGGCAATGGCAACGGAAAATGAAATGCAGATGGTCACAACCGCCCCGATGGGCGTCACAGCAGGATTCCAGAGCTCGGAAGGGTTCGCCCTCCTGCAGCGCATGGCGAATATGTTTGTCAGCTCGACCCTCGTGCCGAAACAGTTCCAAGGCAAGGACAACTTCGGCAACTGCGTCATCGCGCTCAACATGGCGCAAAGGCTCGGCGCAGACCCCCTCATGGTCATGCAGAACCTCTATGTCGTCTACGGCACGCCGAGTTGGTCGAGCAAATTCATGATCGCCATGTTCAACCAGTGCGGCAGGTATGAATCCATCCGCTACGAGGAAACGGGAAAGAAGGGGACGGACACACAGGGGGTGATCGCATGGGCAAAGGAAAAGTCCACGGGCGAAATCCTCAAGGGACCGGAGGTTACCATCGGAATTGCAAAGAAAGAGAGGTGGTTCGACAAGGACGGCAGCAAGTGGAAGACCATGCCCGATCAGATGCTGCGCTATCGAGCGGCATCGTGGCTCATCCGTACCACCGCGCCCGAGCTGTCCATGGGATTGCAGACCGATGACGAAGTGAAAGACACCATCGACGTCACCCCGCAGACCATCATGAAAGAGCCGTTTGCCGAGGAAATCCGCCGCAATGCCAACACCGAGGCGCTTATCCCGCAGATCGAACAGCCGCAGAATGTGACACCGCCCGTACAGACCGTCGAAGCTGCTGCGGATGTGCGAGAGGAGACGCGGGCAATCACCTCCGCACCGCACAGAAAGGCATCGTCTCCGCCGCCCGTCGAAACCGAGCCTGTTGCCCCCGCCGCAGCAGCTGCGTCAGCCCCGCCGAGCGCAGGGCTTTATGCGGGCATGAGCTTCTGA
- a CDS encoding AAA family ATPase produces MKILSLTLENFRSIKNLTVSFNGKDADVLGANGTGKTTIANAICWLLIDRPMTDEADFTPKTEGTHGLNHKASMTVELPNGQKLTLAKDFYEKWTRKRGSAAEEFTGNVTDYYVDGVKHKKKEYTEVLETACGIDIERVKMLMVLGYFADTMKTDEKRRILFEMAGEFTDMDVIAANEELEGIEDFFLMPGTEDRHYTVAQWKKIATEQKKKLNKDLETIPARIDEASKNVVENVADVDALNAELSRLEEKKAGLEEQKRSLATEDGKQEAARAALAGLEVDLAKQRAAYIEQSTAANRELSAEIDRMTKDRREISDRLDTLRRKHKDNLRALTRMQEQRKNLMEAYAAVAAQKWNAGAEVCPTCGQQMPPEQVEKMRAAFHEGQSKQKEDINRRGQTCSKGKIDALTVEIDTQAADITAMENTVREMENGIGSLKAIITTPPPFEETAAYRDITARMEELRDRQRIHASAADGVKSGYDRDIASVREEIAAVNLRIAKAQASEDSRRRVGQLRQELKDTAEQVEYIEQGLHLCEEFIRTKARMVTDSINSRFKFIRFILFREQINGGLKEICEPMIANKAGEWVEYRSVNYAAQVSAKLDIVSTLMKHYGVHLPVLMDQGESVTEPLAVDGQFIRFIVSAGDEEISVEVKEQEEEENGNGNGK; encoded by the coding sequence ATGAAGATACTGAGCCTTACACTTGAGAACTTCCGCAGCATCAAGAACCTTACCGTAAGTTTCAACGGCAAGGACGCGGATGTGCTCGGTGCAAACGGGACGGGCAAGACCACCATCGCCAATGCGATCTGCTGGCTGCTGATCGACCGCCCCATGACGGATGAGGCGGACTTTACGCCAAAGACCGAGGGGACGCACGGACTGAACCACAAGGCGAGCATGACCGTCGAGCTTCCAAACGGGCAGAAGCTCACCCTTGCGAAGGACTTCTACGAGAAGTGGACGCGCAAACGCGGCTCGGCGGCGGAGGAGTTCACCGGCAACGTCACGGACTACTACGTGGACGGCGTGAAGCACAAGAAGAAAGAGTACACAGAGGTACTTGAGACTGCCTGCGGGATTGACATCGAGCGCGTGAAAATGCTGATGGTGCTCGGGTACTTCGCGGACACGATGAAGACGGATGAGAAGCGGCGCATCCTCTTTGAGATGGCAGGAGAATTCACGGACATGGATGTCATCGCCGCCAATGAGGAACTGGAAGGCATCGAAGATTTCTTTCTCATGCCGGGAACGGAGGACAGGCACTATACCGTCGCGCAGTGGAAGAAGATCGCCACCGAACAGAAAAAGAAGCTGAACAAAGACCTTGAGACGATCCCCGCCCGCATCGATGAGGCGAGCAAGAATGTCGTGGAGAACGTCGCGGACGTGGATGCTCTGAACGCAGAATTGAGCCGTCTGGAAGAAAAGAAAGCGGGGTTGGAGGAGCAGAAACGCTCCCTCGCTACGGAGGACGGCAAGCAGGAGGCGGCACGCGCCGCGCTTGCGGGACTTGAAGTAGACCTTGCCAAGCAGCGTGCCGCCTACATTGAGCAGAGTACGGCGGCGAACAGGGAACTGAGTGCGGAGATTGACCGCATGACCAAAGATCGGCGTGAGATTTCGGACAGACTGGACACACTTCGCCGGAAACACAAAGACAACCTCCGCGCCCTCACACGGATGCAGGAACAGCGCAAGAACCTGATGGAGGCATACGCCGCTGTTGCAGCGCAGAAATGGAATGCGGGCGCGGAGGTCTGCCCGACCTGCGGGCAGCAGATGCCCCCCGAACAGGTGGAGAAAATGCGGGCGGCGTTCCATGAGGGGCAGTCCAAACAGAAGGAGGACATCAACCGCCGGGGACAGACGTGCAGCAAGGGCAAGATCGACGCTCTCACCGTTGAGATCGACACACAGGCGGCGGACATTACGGCGATGGAGAATACCGTCCGTGAGATGGAGAATGGTATTGGATCGCTCAAGGCAATCATCACCACGCCGCCGCCCTTCGAGGAAACGGCAGCATACAGGGACATCACCGCACGCATGGAGGAACTGCGTGACCGTCAGCGCATTCATGCGAGTGCGGCGGACGGCGTGAAAAGCGGCTACGACCGTGACATTGCGTCGGTCAGAGAGGAAATTGCGGCGGTCAACCTGCGGATTGCAAAGGCACAGGCATCCGAGGACAGCCGGAGGCGCGTCGGGCAGCTGCGGCAGGAACTCAAGGATACCGCAGAGCAGGTGGAATACATTGAGCAGGGGCTTCACCTGTGCGAAGAGTTCATCCGCACCAAGGCGCGGATGGTGACGGACAGCATCAACAGCCGGTTCAAGTTCATCCGATTCATTCTCTTCCGTGAGCAAATAAACGGCGGCTTGAAGGAAATTTGCGAGCCGATGATCGCGAACAAAGCGGGCGAATGGGTGGAGTACCGCAGCGTGAACTACGCTGCACAGGTGAGCGCAAAACTGGACATTGTGTCAACGCTCATGAAGCATTACGGCGTACATCTGCCCGTCCTCATGGATCAGGGCGAGAGCGTCACAGAGCCGCTTGCCGTTGACGGGCAGTTCATCCGCTTCATCGTATCGGCAGGGGATGAGGAAATCAGCGTAGAGGTCAAGGAACAGGAGGAAGAAGAAAATGGCAATGGCAACGGAAAATGA
- a CDS encoding LysM peptidoglycan-binding domain-containing protein: MRELVKPFVISGAFIAAAVFFAGAMNSWDDGKNVVLVEEVYTVRPGDTIWGIAEEFCAKNTGTKRYILEYKAGMEENNPWLVERRGEIYPGDEIKVTYWVKGEEE, encoded by the coding sequence ATGCGTGAGCTTGTAAAGCCCTTCGTTATCAGCGGCGCATTCATTGCGGCGGCGGTATTTTTTGCAGGGGCGATGAATTCGTGGGACGATGGGAAGAATGTCGTTTTGGTGGAGGAGGTCTATACGGTGCGCCCCGGTGATACGATCTGGGGCATCGCGGAGGAGTTCTGTGCGAAGAACACGGGGACGAAACGTTACATCCTTGAGTACAAGGCGGGGATGGAGGAAAACAATCCGTGGCTCGTGGAGCGGCGCGGGGAGATTTACCCCGGCGATGAGATCAAGGTGACGTATTGGGTGAAGGGGGAAGAGGAATGA
- a CDS encoding XRE family transcriptional regulator — MTKVAPSTAASRYYLARMAAAEKNERLSSREGASEETGIDRKRMQRIEIGTLNPYPEEVLLMADAYHAPELLNFHCSQCCPIGQRTVPRAELNELDRITVKFLNALEQIRDSDKELLRIAQDGTLTADEVPQMEHLLIGIQRIATVALEIQIYLDKRR; from the coding sequence ATGACCAAAGTAGCCCCGTCTACGGCAGCCAGCAGGTACTATTTAGCCCGCATGGCAGCAGCAGAAAAGAACGAACGTCTGAGCAGCCGCGAGGGCGCGAGCGAGGAGACGGGCATCGACCGAAAGCGGATGCAGCGGATCGAGATCGGCACGCTGAACCCGTACCCCGAGGAAGTCCTTCTGATGGCGGATGCATATCACGCGCCGGAGCTCCTGAACTTCCACTGTTCACAGTGCTGCCCCATCGGACAGCGCACCGTCCCACGGGCGGAGCTGAACGAGCTCGACCGCATCACGGTGAAGTTCCTGAACGCGCTCGAGCAGATCAGGGACTCTGACAAGGAGCTGCTGCGGATTGCGCAGGACGGCACACTCACGGCGGACGAAGTACCGCAGATGGAGCACCTGTTGATCGGTATCCAGCGGATTGCCACAGTAGCACTTGAGATTCAGATTTATCTCGACAAGAGGAGGTGA